The DNA region AGCGCAATGTCAGTAATCATCTTGCTGCCGTGCTTGATGCGGCCTCCGATTACGCCAAGGAAAACTACTCCGACCTGACTACCTCTTCAACGGCTTCCGGTGCGACTGCGGTCACTATGACCCAGCTCCGCACCGGGGGCTTTCTCCCTAACGGTTTTCAGGATTTAAACGGCTGGGGCCAACGGTACGGAATCTACGTGCTCCAGCCTTCAGTCGGGGATTTGCAGGTCCTAGTCTTGACCTATGCCGGACGCACACATTCAGCCACCGACAAGAACTTCAGTACCACCATTGCCCCGGCAACTGCGGCCATGGTCGGCGGTGCCGGGGGCTACATTCCTACCGGAGAAATGCCCGGCCAATCAGCTTCAGAGCTGCGCGGATCTTTCGGCGGCTGGACCGTTGATTTGGCGGCCACGGATATTCCTGTTCCTGCTCCCGGCCATATCGGCGGACGCGCTTTCCTGCGTGAAAAGGACATCAGCAAGGACTTCCTTTACCGCGTAGAAGTTCCCGGCCACCCGGAACTAAATGAAATGGCCACCGAACTGGATATGACCGATCACGCCATAGAAAACGTTAAGGAAATCCACTTCGAGAAACACACTCTTGCCGACATCGACACTTCCGGCTTTTGCGGAGATGCGGACAAGGAAGGCCGTGTTTTCTTTGATCCTGCCGTGGGTCTTTACATCTGCCGTGCAGGTGAACCGCAGGTCATTGCCGATTCCGGCAACTCACAATTCCTGAAAGGCTCAACCGTTGCCATCAATGGCGAGCTGATTCCTAAACCGACCTGTGCCCCCGGCGTCAGTTCCACGCCGCAAATCTTCGTGGCTCCTGCCGCATTTGCCGAAGGTTCTGTTTCAAAATCCATCGTTGCCGTGCAGTGCTGGGCCACCAGTGAGGACGCCGACAACTGGCGCGTACACATGCGCATCCGCACCGCAGACTCCGATTCATCGTGGATTTCACCGCCCGCCGGGACCGGCAGAATCATGGTCCTCACTACCTGCAATTAAAGGAAAACAAGAATGAAAAAGATACTCTTTCCCCTCATATTTATACTGCTGTTCTGCTCCGCAGCCTTTGCCGGAGACGCCACCAGCTACACCCTGACCGACGTCACACCGCAAAAAATCAGCGGCGTTCCAGTGGGAACCGTTGTTCCATGGCCTGCCGGGTCAGTCCCCGACGGCTGGCTTGAATGTAACGGCCAGTCCACCAGCGGCCATTCAGAACTGGCCGCAATTGTCGGCAGCAGGGTTCCCGATCTGCGCGGTGAATTCATTCGCGGCTGGGATCATGGCCGAGGCGTTGATGGCGGTAGAAGTCTGCTGAATGTGCAGTCTGACCAGTTGCAAGCGCACAATCATATTCAAGGGCTGCCTGAAACAAACGTGCGTAATCCCAGCAGACATACCCGCTACGGTTACACCAGCGGTCCCATGCACGGCGGGGTTGGCGACGATGAAAGCCGCGTCAGTAATCGCTGGTTCTTCACCTCCACAACCGGCGGTTCCGAGACTCGCCCGCGCAACGTGGCGATGATGTACATCATCAAGGCTGAATAGGTGGCGGATATGTCAGATTCCCCCAACAGCCTCGTCCGCCCCAAGGTCAAAGTTGCCAGACTGGATAAACGCATCATGTATGTCATCGCCGTTGTAGCTCTGCTGCTGGTCGTTATTCTGGTTTATGCCGTCCAGAACTCCAATAAAAAAGACCCCATACAGGACTCTAGTTCCTCGGCACCGATAACCGAAGCAGATACAAGAGAGCCGCTTCAAGACCCGGAACAGACTTCCGGGCTTTCCATGCCTCCGCAAACCGAGAAGCATGAAGGGGAAAAGGCAAAACCCTTGAGCAAATCACTAGTGACCGTAGTGCGTCCAGAAGAACCTACTGAGCTTGAAAAGCAGCGCATGAAAGAACAAATCGAGCTGCGAGCCTTCCGTATTGAGAACATGAAGGCCGCACTTAATTCTCCGCTCCGGGCTGCGGCTGCTATTCCTGAAAAGAAGCAAAGCCGGACACAGATCATCAGCACTCCGAGCATTGAGGACATCCGTTCCCGGCATCCGCTGGGCATAAGTGAATCGCCTGTAATACCCGGCTCAAAAGATGATCAACAGGCAAAGGAAGATTTCCTTCATTCCCGTGCTGGCAAGGACGGATCTTGGCAGCTTCCTTATGAGCGTGTCCCCGGCAAACCTTTTGAGCTGAAAACCGGGGCGGTCATCAACGGGATAATGATCAGCGGTATTAATTCCGATCTGCCCGGCCAGATTCTTGGACAGGTCAGCCGGAATATCTATGACACAGCCACGGGCCAGCATCTGCTGATCCCGCAAGGCTCACGCATGATCGGGGTTTATGATTCACGGGTGGCCGTAGGGCAATCCCGTGTTCTGGTCGCGTGGAACAGAATCATCTTTCCTGACGGATCTTCCATTACTCTTGGCATCATGCCCGGCACCGATGTGGGCGGTTATGCTGGCTATTCCGGGGATGTGGATAACCATTATCTGCGCATTTTCGGTTCATCCGCCATCATGAGCATGGTCAGCGGCGGCGCGGCTTACGCCATGGACAAATTCAACAAAGGTTCGTCCGCAAACAGCAATCCAAGTCTTCAGGATGAGTTGGGTTCGGCTCTTTCCAGCCAGCTCGGACAGTCCACCCTCTCATTGCTGCAAAACAACATGAGCATCAAACCGGCCATCAGCACCGCGCCGGGTAAGCGTTTCAACATGGTGGTCACCAAGGACATTGTTTTTGCCCGCCCATACACCCCGTATCGGAGCTGATTATGGGCAGGAACGTTTATGGCCTTGGCAATAAGGCTGCCTCCAAAAGTTGGATTTATCATCTCGCAATCATGTTTGTAATTGCGCTGGTCGCCATGGGCTACGCCACGCAGCAGATTGCAGAGCTGTTCAACTATCATAAGGATCTTGGGCTGTCTGTTTACAGGAACTTCTACTGGCCGTGGATGTTCTTTAGCTGGCTTCCGCTGCTGCCGTCCGGCCAATATCTGGATAAAATCATTTCCGATGCCCAGCTCGTCTTTGCCATTCCTTTGATGCTTCAGATCAGCTTTCTGCTGCTCTCTGCCCAAAAGCCCAAGGGGGTGAAGGACATCCACGGCACTGCTCACTGGGCCGATAAAAAGGAAATCAAACAGGCCGGACTGCTCGGCGGTTCCGGCGTCTATGTAGGCGGCTGGCTGGACAAGAAAGTCCTGCGCTACCTGCGCCACAGCGGCCCCGAACACATCATGGCCTTTGCCCCGACCCGTTCCGGTAAAGGCGTTGGTCTGGTACTGCCGACCCTTCTTTCATGGGAAGGCAGTTCCATTGTGCTGGACATCAAGGGTGAGAACTGGGCTTTGACCTCCGGCTGGCGCAAGCAGCAGGGCCACAAGGTCATGAAGTTTGACCCCACGGAAGCCACGGGCAACGCGGCCCGCTACAATCCTCTTTCCGAAATCAGGATCGACGGGCCGCACGCCATTCCCGATGCCCAGAACATTGCCAGCATGATCGTTGACCCGGACGGCAAGGGCCTCAAGGATTACTGGAACAAAGCCGCATTTTCGTTCCTCGGCGGAACCATCCTGCATTGCCTGATTCTGTACCGAATCAGGGAAGATCGGCACGCCACACTCAACGACCTTTCACTCATGCTTGCTGATGAGGAACGGGATATTTCGGCCTTGTTTGAGGAGATGCTCACCGACAAGCATGATGAATATCTGCGCGAACTCTTCGGCGATGCAATGGACGAAAGTTCCATCATTGCTATCAAAAAATTCATCTCCGCCGCTGCCCGTGAAATGCTCAACAAAGCCGAGGCCGAGCTTTCCGGCGTTGTCTCCACTGCCGTTGCCAACATGGCCCTTTATCGTGACCCGGTGGTCAGCCGGGCCACTTCCGGCTGTGATTTCCGCATCACAGATCTGATGAATACTAAGGAGCCGGTTTCACTTTATCTGATCATCCGGCCCTCGGATATTGACCGTTTGCGCCCGTTGGTGCGTCTGATCCTGAATATAGTTCTGCGCCGCCTGACCGAAAATATGGAATTTGAAAACGGACAGGCCAAGGCCGGTTACCGCCACCGTCTGCTGCTCATGCTCGACGAGTTCACTTCACTGGGCAAGATGGAAATCTTTGAACGCGCTCTGGCTTTTATGGCCGGGTACGGCATCAAGGCCTACATCATCGTGCAGGACCTGGCTCAGCTCCAATCCGCTTACGGCAAGGAAGAGTCGATCATGAGCAACTGCCATCTGCGCATTGCCTACGCGCCCAACAAGATTGAAACCGCGCAGGTCCTTTCCAAAATGACCGGCGAGGCAACCGTCGTCCAGAAAAAGACCTCCATCTCCGGCACACGCTCCGGGCATATGAACAAGGCCAACGTCAGTATTTCCGAGGCTAAACGCACCCTGCTCACCCCTGACGAATGCATGCGCCTTCCCGGCGCGGAAAAGGACGGCAGCGGCAAAATTACCAAGGCCGGGGACATGCTCATATTCCCCGCCGGTTTCGCGCCCATCTACGGGATGCAGATTCTGTTTTTCCTCGATCCTGAGTTCCTTAAACGGTCGAGGATTCCGGCCCCTGAAAAATCCGATCTTATCCATATTTCCATGTCTGAAGCCCCGGTAAAAACGGAGCCTACCGCTGAAGAATTAAGTGAACAGATGGATGAGCTGATTGATGACAACAATCTTTATGAAGAGAACGAACAACCCTGAAATCATGAAACTTTTAGAAATGCGGACATTGTCAACGCTGCCA from Desulfovibrio sp. JC022 includes:
- the pilV gene encoding shufflon system plasmid conjugative transfer pilus tip adhesin PilV, translating into MTDRYKIKQHGFTLIEVLAALIILAMLMPLLGDFIDRGVEQIKQRNVSNHLAAVLDAASDYAKENYSDLTTSSTASGATAVTMTQLRTGGFLPNGFQDLNGWGQRYGIYVLQPSVGDLQVLVLTYAGRTHSATDKNFSTTIAPATAAMVGGAGGYIPTGEMPGQSASELRGSFGGWTVDLAATDIPVPAPGHIGGRAFLREKDISKDFLYRVEVPGHPELNEMATELDMTDHAIENVKEIHFEKHTLADIDTSGFCGDADKEGRVFFDPAVGLYICRAGEPQVIADSGNSQFLKGSTVAINGELIPKPTCAPGVSSTPQIFVAPAAFAEGSVSKSIVAVQCWATSEDADNWRVHMRIRTADSDSSWISPPAGTGRIMVLTTCN
- a CDS encoding tail fiber protein is translated as MKKILFPLIFILLFCSAAFAGDATSYTLTDVTPQKISGVPVGTVVPWPAGSVPDGWLECNGQSTSGHSELAAIVGSRVPDLRGEFIRGWDHGRGVDGGRSLLNVQSDQLQAHNHIQGLPETNVRNPSRHTRYGYTSGPMHGGVGDDESRVSNRWFFTSTTGGSETRPRNVAMMYIIKAE
- a CDS encoding TrbI/VirB10 family protein, translating into MSDSPNSLVRPKVKVARLDKRIMYVIAVVALLLVVILVYAVQNSNKKDPIQDSSSSAPITEADTREPLQDPEQTSGLSMPPQTEKHEGEKAKPLSKSLVTVVRPEEPTELEKQRMKEQIELRAFRIENMKAALNSPLRAAAAIPEKKQSRTQIISTPSIEDIRSRHPLGISESPVIPGSKDDQQAKEDFLHSRAGKDGSWQLPYERVPGKPFELKTGAVINGIMISGINSDLPGQILGQVSRNIYDTATGQHLLIPQGSRMIGVYDSRVAVGQSRVLVAWNRIIFPDGSSITLGIMPGTDVGGYAGYSGDVDNHYLRIFGSSAIMSMVSGGAAYAMDKFNKGSSANSNPSLQDELGSALSSQLGQSTLSLLQNNMSIKPAISTAPGKRFNMVVTKDIVFARPYTPYRS
- a CDS encoding type IV secretory system conjugative DNA transfer family protein, which translates into the protein MGRNVYGLGNKAASKSWIYHLAIMFVIALVAMGYATQQIAELFNYHKDLGLSVYRNFYWPWMFFSWLPLLPSGQYLDKIISDAQLVFAIPLMLQISFLLLSAQKPKGVKDIHGTAHWADKKEIKQAGLLGGSGVYVGGWLDKKVLRYLRHSGPEHIMAFAPTRSGKGVGLVLPTLLSWEGSSIVLDIKGENWALTSGWRKQQGHKVMKFDPTEATGNAARYNPLSEIRIDGPHAIPDAQNIASMIVDPDGKGLKDYWNKAAFSFLGGTILHCLILYRIREDRHATLNDLSLMLADEERDISALFEEMLTDKHDEYLRELFGDAMDESSIIAIKKFISAAAREMLNKAEAELSGVVSTAVANMALYRDPVVSRATSGCDFRITDLMNTKEPVSLYLIIRPSDIDRLRPLVRLILNIVLRRLTENMEFENGQAKAGYRHRLLLMLDEFTSLGKMEIFERALAFMAGYGIKAYIIVQDLAQLQSAYGKEESIMSNCHLRIAYAPNKIETAQVLSKMTGEATVVQKKTSISGTRSGHMNKANVSISEAKRTLLTPDECMRLPGAEKDGSGKITKAGDMLIFPAGFAPIYGMQILFFLDPEFLKRSRIPAPEKSDLIHISMSEAPVKTEPTAEELSEQMDELIDDNNLYEENEQP